A genomic window from Candidatus Acididesulfobacter guangdongensis includes:
- the typA gene encoding translational GTPase TypA, translating to MRNIAVVAHVDHGKTTLIDKMLKESSTSRDSQMMPERAMDSDDLEKERGITILSKCTGLNYKNYKINIVDTPGHGDFGSEVERVLAMVDGVLLLVDAFDGPMPQTRFILKKCFEYNLKVVLVINKIDRPGARPKEVLDMVYELFMELGGEDVNLDFPVIYASAKEGYATADLEENIEEVRKNGLTALFEAIVNSLPHPAILNKTDLEFLVTSIGHDDFLGATAIGIVKSGKLKSNDQIYLYNINEELVKTRPNKMFVFEGLTKIETDEIQEGDIALVAGVTGVKAGDYLVKEKPVNPLQRIKIDEPVILVNFIVNKSPFAGKEGKMVTTRQLRERLHKEILNNVGLKVADTSDETVFDVYGRGLLHLSILIEKMRREGFEFAISKPRGVIKEIDGKKMEPYELLYITIKDEFTGPILERLSGMKGQLLDMTKDDKGMTYLEFKIPSRGIMGFHNEFLTMTKGTGTMHHNFYNFEEYAFDISPRKNGVMISMETAEANSYGLYNLQDRGSLFVNPQDEVYEGMIIGQHSKPGDITVNPCKKKQLTNMRSKASDEMIALTPPIKLSIEYALEFIEDDELIEFTPKSIRLRKILLTESDRKKGKSSKSGGK from the coding sequence ATGAGAAATATTGCGGTAGTAGCGCATGTTGATCACGGTAAAACAACTTTGATAGATAAAATGCTTAAGGAAAGTTCCACGAGCAGAGATTCGCAAATGATGCCGGAAAGGGCTATGGACAGCGATGACCTTGAAAAAGAACGCGGCATTACAATTTTATCTAAGTGCACAGGTTTAAATTACAAAAATTATAAAATAAATATAGTAGATACGCCGGGACACGGTGACTTTGGAAGTGAAGTAGAGCGCGTTCTCGCAATGGTTGACGGGGTACTTCTTCTTGTAGATGCGTTTGACGGTCCCATGCCGCAGACAAGATTTATTTTAAAAAAATGTTTTGAATATAACTTAAAAGTAGTGCTTGTTATTAACAAAATTGACAGACCCGGCGCAAGACCTAAAGAAGTCCTCGATATGGTCTATGAGCTTTTTATGGAACTTGGAGGCGAAGACGTCAACTTAGATTTTCCGGTTATATATGCTTCCGCTAAAGAAGGTTATGCTACTGCAGACCTTGAAGAAAATATTGAAGAAGTCAGAAAAAACGGTCTTACGGCTTTATTTGAGGCTATCGTAAATTCTTTGCCGCATCCTGCTATATTAAATAAAACAGATTTAGAATTTCTTGTTACCAGCATAGGACACGACGATTTTTTAGGCGCTACGGCTATCGGAATAGTCAAATCCGGTAAATTAAAATCTAACGACCAGATTTATTTATATAATATAAATGAAGAGTTGGTGAAAACAAGACCAAATAAAATGTTTGTATTCGAGGGTCTTACAAAAATAGAAACGGACGAGATTCAGGAAGGAGACATCGCTCTGGTTGCCGGCGTTACCGGTGTGAAAGCCGGTGATTATTTAGTTAAAGAAAAGCCTGTTAATCCGCTGCAAAGAATAAAAATAGACGAGCCGGTTATACTTGTTAACTTTATTGTCAATAAAAGTCCTTTTGCCGGTAAAGAGGGCAAGATGGTTACTACAAGACAATTGAGAGAGCGTCTTCATAAAGAAATTCTTAACAATGTAGGATTAAAAGTTGCCGATACAAGCGATGAAACCGTTTTTGACGTGTACGGAAGAGGGCTGCTGCATCTGTCTATTCTAATTGAAAAAATGAGGAGAGAAGGTTTTGAATTTGCTATTTCCAAACCGAGGGGAGTTATAAAAGAGATAGACGGCAAAAAGATGGAACCTTATGAACTTTTATATATTACCATAAAGGATGAATTTACAGGTCCTATTCTGGAAAGATTGTCCGGAATGAAGGGGCAGCTGCTTGATATGACAAAAGATGATAAAGGTATGACCTACCTTGAGTTTAAAATACCTTCAAGAGGTATAATGGGTTTTCATAATGAATTCCTTACTATGACTAAGGGTACCGGTACGATGCATCATAATTTTTATAATTTTGAAGAATACGCTTTTGATATTTCGCCAAGGAAAAACGGGGTTATGATTTCAATGGAAACAGCGGAAGCTAATTCTTACGGTCTTTACAATCTGCAGGATAGAGGCAGTCTGTTTGTGAATCCGCAGGATGAAGTCTACGAAGGCATGATTATAGGACAGCATTCTAAACCGGGCGATATTACTGTTAATCCATGTAAGAAAAAACAGCTGACCAATATGCGTTCTAAGGCTTCCGATGAAATGATAGCTTTAACTCCGCCTATTAAATTATCAATAGAATATGCGCTTGAGTTTATAGAAGACGACGAGTTGATTGAATTTACGCCAAAATCTATAAGATTGCGCAAAATACTGTTAACCGAAAGCGATAGAAAGAAAGGCAAAAGTTCGAAGTCCGGCGGCAAATAA
- a CDS encoding acyltransferase, producing the protein MRIKVCAIQMSPSPDIDKSMDKALSFLSMAAKNGANIVCFPELFLNTWFVQSKENGKAEENCKLAEQLDGKTINIMREYACRYRMVIIVPFFETHNGLYFNSAAVIDGSGEILGVYRKIYLPEISNYYEKSYFSNGTEIPVFKTEFATIGIQMCWDNFYPEISRTLALKGANIIFAPTASAFNTNSKWFLSISANAFVNGVYIVRVNRVGKDGGLDFYGKSFCSAPDGSLVDDFAGLNECVLIYNIDTYEIERARKVWPFLENRISGIYNVL; encoded by the coding sequence ATGAGAATAAAAGTTTGCGCAATTCAGATGTCGCCATCACCAGATATTGATAAGTCTATGGATAAAGCTCTTTCTTTTTTGTCTATGGCTGCAAAAAATGGTGCGAACATCGTATGTTTTCCGGAGCTTTTTCTTAACACATGGTTTGTTCAATCTAAAGAAAACGGAAAAGCGGAAGAAAATTGTAAACTTGCAGAACAGCTTGACGGCAAAACAATAAATATTATGCGGGAATATGCCTGCAGGTATAGGATGGTTATAATAGTTCCTTTTTTTGAAACTCATAACGGTTTATATTTTAACAGCGCTGCCGTTATTGACGGCAGCGGTGAAATTTTAGGTGTTTATAGAAAGATATATTTACCCGAAATATCTAATTATTATGAAAAATCATATTTTTCTAACGGCACTGAAATACCGGTTTTCAAAACGGAGTTTGCTACAATCGGTATTCAGATGTGCTGGGACAATTTTTATCCGGAGATATCCAGAACGCTTGCTCTTAAAGGGGCAAATATAATTTTTGCTCCTACGGCATCGGCGTTTAACACAAACAGCAAATGGTTTTTGAGTATTTCTGCCAATGCTTTCGTAAATGGTGTTTACATAGTCAGGGTTAACAGGGTTGGAAAAGACGGCGGATTGGATTTTTACGGAAAGTCTTTCTGTTCCGCGCCGGACGGTTCCCTTGTTGACGATTTTGCAGGATTAAACGAATGTGTACTTATTTATAATATTGATACATATGAGATTGAAAGGGCAAGAAAAGTGTGGCCTTTCCTTGAAAACAGAATAAGCGGAATTTACAATGTCCTGTAA
- the rimI gene encoding ribosomal-protein-alanine N-acetyltransferase, whose product MNVINIINLKDIYYKKNDIDEIKNRDLFNYIIDEVFSIHLEASKTNWNRKLFEDELKKENSDFLLSYFNNNGLKEFNINSQITGFIIFYTVLDEMHILDITVSKTMQSRGIGSYLLNYAIYKFADKNIKFIFLEVRISNLRAANLYKKLGFKTFMVRKNYYDGDQKEDALCMVKELNG is encoded by the coding sequence ATGAATGTTATAAATATTATCAATTTAAAAGATATATATTATAAGAAAAATGATATTGATGAGATAAAAAATAGGGATTTATTTAATTATATTATAGACGAAGTGTTCAGCATTCATCTTGAAGCATCTAAAACAAATTGGAACAGAAAATTATTTGAAGATGAATTAAAAAAAGAAAATTCTGATTTTCTGCTATCCTATTTTAACAACAACGGTTTAAAAGAATTTAATATAAATTCGCAGATAACAGGTTTTATAATTTTTTATACCGTATTAGACGAAATGCATATTTTGGATATAACGGTATCTAAGACAATGCAGTCCCGAGGCATAGGAAGCTATCTGCTAAATTACGCTATTTATAAATTTGCCGATAAAAATATTAAATTTATATTCTTAGAAGTTAGAATTTCTAATTTAAGAGCCGCAAATTTATATAAAAAACTGGGTTTTAAAACATTTATGGTCAGAAAAAATTATTATGACGGCGATCAAAAAGAAGATGCTTTATGTATGGTCAAAGAATTGAACGGCTAA
- a CDS encoding dihydroorotate dehydrogenase electron transfer subunit produces the protein MFMKTKKIINGNCEVTVNLKIKDTENTYLLRIKNNFIPQNFIPGQFAMVKHNPGYSDPLLARPFSIFRRFNENEFEILYRVCGKGTDLLSNIKKGDYVSVTGPLGNGFNTLSDFQGLQNDSGAKIVKNIHVLIAGGIGIAPLFSLPDFIKNKERKVNESTLNPLVIDGADDDEFILYYGSKTEKELYFRYSIHSDYDEVYFATDDGSFGYKGNIVDLLFRNINDYRKQNEKSAEQLNVNFYACGPKPMLSYLINKFEVYNKLNMPNSNKDMLNKYAIQVSLEEHFACGIGVCLGCVVKINSDNSDNFVFKRVCKDGPVFNASELHNYC, from the coding sequence ATGTTTATGAAAACAAAAAAAATAATAAACGGAAATTGTGAGGTAACCGTAAATTTAAAAATTAAAGATACGGAAAATACATACCTTTTAAGAATTAAAAATAATTTCATACCGCAAAATTTTATTCCCGGACAATTTGCAATGGTCAAACATAATCCCGGGTATTCCGACCCTTTGCTGGCGCGACCGTTTTCAATTTTCAGGAGATTCAATGAAAATGAATTCGAAATTTTATACAGGGTTTGCGGCAAGGGCACGGATTTATTAAGCAATATTAAAAAAGGAGATTATGTTTCCGTAACAGGACCGTTAGGTAACGGATTCAATACGTTGTCTGATTTTCAAGGATTGCAGAACGATAGCGGCGCAAAAATTGTTAAAAATATACATGTTCTAATAGCCGGCGGTATAGGAATAGCGCCATTATTTTCTTTGCCCGATTTTATAAAAAATAAAGAAAGAAAAGTCAATGAGTCAACGCTAAATCCTTTAGTTATAGATGGTGCGGACGATGATGAATTTATTTTATATTACGGCAGCAAAACTGAAAAAGAATTGTATTTCAGATACAGTATTCATTCGGATTACGATGAGGTTTATTTTGCGACGGACGACGGTTCTTTTGGATATAAAGGCAACATAGTTGACCTTTTGTTCAGGAATATAAATGATTACCGTAAGCAAAATGAAAAATCTGCAGAGCAGTTAAATGTAAATTTTTACGCTTGCGGACCAAAACCTATGCTTTCGTATTTAATTAATAAATTTGAAGTGTATAACAAGTTAAATATGCCAAACTCAAACAAGGATATGTTAAATAAATATGCTATTCAAGTTTCGCTTGAAGAACATTTTGCATGCGGGATAGGGGTGTGCCTTGGATGTGTCGTCAAAATAAATTCTGATAATTCCGATAATTTTGTTTTTAAAAGGGTATGCAAAGACGGACCTGTTTTCAATGCGTCTGAACTGCATAATTATTGTTAA
- a CDS encoding dihydroorotate dehydrogenase translates to MEEKNSKDISMSVKLGRLFLKYPVMPASGTFGYGEEFSEITDYSLFGALVTKGISLEPSKGNEMPRICETPCGLINSIGLENVGFEKFKDEKIDFLKKFNMPVIVNFFGRSIEDYAVMAEKLSCIDGISAIEANISCPNVKEGGRAFGTDPEIVYEIVASIKNYSDLPLIVKLTPLVSDIALIAEVAEKAGADVISLVNTFPAASIDINKRKFKLSRGYGGLSGPAIKPIAVKLVNDVYKAVRIPVIGMGGISSWEDAVEFFMAGATSVAVGTGAFNNPYLIPQITSGIKKFLQENNFSSIYDIIGIVNN, encoded by the coding sequence ATGGAAGAAAAAAATTCAAAAGATATCAGCATGTCCGTTAAATTAGGCAGATTGTTTCTTAAATATCCGGTAATGCCGGCATCGGGAACATTCGGGTACGGAGAGGAATTTAGTGAAATTACCGATTATTCTCTTTTCGGAGCTTTAGTTACTAAGGGTATATCTTTAGAGCCGTCCAAAGGCAATGAAATGCCGCGCATATGCGAAACTCCGTGCGGATTAATCAATTCAATCGGTCTTGAAAATGTCGGTTTTGAAAAATTCAAAGATGAAAAAATTGATTTTTTGAAAAAATTTAATATGCCGGTAATTGTAAATTTTTTTGGCAGAAGCATTGAAGATTACGCTGTTATGGCTGAAAAACTGTCATGCATTGACGGGATATCGGCGATAGAAGCCAATATATCCTGTCCCAACGTAAAAGAAGGAGGCAGGGCTTTCGGAACCGACCCTGAAATTGTTTATGAAATTGTAGCATCAATAAAAAATTATTCAGACCTCCCCCTAATAGTTAAACTAACCCCGTTAGTCAGCGATATTGCATTGATTGCGGAGGTTGCCGAAAAAGCCGGAGCGGACGTTATTTCATTAGTAAATACTTTTCCCGCTGCAAGCATAGATATAAATAAAAGAAAATTTAAATTAAGCAGAGGATACGGAGGACTTTCCGGACCGGCAATTAAACCGATAGCGGTTAAATTAGTCAACGATGTTTACAAAGCTGTCAGAATTCCGGTAATAGGCATGGGCGGCATAAGCTCGTGGGAAGATGCCGTAGAGTTTTTTATGGCAGGGGCTACATCGGTTGCCGTAGGAACGGGTGCGTTTAACAATCCTTATCTTATCCCC